Proteins encoded by one window of uncultured Draconibacterium sp.:
- a CDS encoding TonB-dependent receptor has product MQKLLLFLAVFIVSINSAVAQKSITGKVIDETGEPLPGVSVFVEGTTIGTVTGVDGNYSLDGVPDEGTLKFSYIGMITQEIAVTNQSNINVTLIPDAIGLEEVVAIGYGTQQRGSITGAISSVTSDDIQELPAVDVGNALQGRASGVVSMASGNQPGDGVTIRVRGRRSLTADNNPLFVVDGIPYEGNINDINPKDIKSMEVLKDASATAIYGSRGANGVILVTTTRGGDMPTTVSYNGYYGVTSPTGTPDMMTGAEYMQLKIDGGRAITDAEQAAFDNGVSTDWVDLVISNGYQQSHQLAVRGGNAKTAFAVSANYFKEQGIIETQDFDRKTFRINLDHKINDFIKVGTSTQLSEQVQNIGTNGYYDALVASPLAEPYDTDGNIVYQPASDPLRWNPLADFVDGAVVNELNRLRVFSNIFAIIDFTSELNYRMNYGIDYQKSRQGRFYGALSSSRQYGAPRARKEHRSNQVMTFENILTFDKEINENHSITATGLFSVQESEYEYSNIEVEGLPYEHQLFHNLGTAETVLGYGSDLREWGIMSFMGRINYSIKDKYLFTVTGRYDGSSRLAENKKWGFFPSAATLWKISNEDFMQNQNLFSDLRIRASYGVTGNTGIDPYQTRGGLTRTTYSFAGASGYGYRPGEIANPDLQWESSATANIGIDFGIGQAIAGSIEVYQTRTTDLLLERKLPITSGFDNVLTNVGETQNRGWEFSLNARIVDRNDFTWSTDLNLFGNKEKIIDLYGDKKDDVGNEWFIDEPLTVWYDYKKIGIWQLGEEDAASEYQVTPGVIKVEDVNNDKMINQEDRQILGTNIPKVTLGLGSRMEYKQFEFSFLLFGVFGQTVYNEFEDNLVTLQGRYNNPAVDYWTPDNPTNDQPMADGSRERPLYSSTRAYQSGDFLKVKNIQIGYNFPKNTLSKIGVKALKIYVNADTPFTFSKVTKDGLDPESYDGVIRAVTPSTKMFSLGVNVDF; this is encoded by the coding sequence ATGCAAAAACTACTTTTATTCTTGGCTGTCTTTATCGTTTCGATAAATAGCGCCGTGGCACAGAAATCTATTACCGGAAAGGTAATTGATGAAACAGGCGAACCTCTTCCCGGGGTATCGGTTTTTGTTGAAGGAACAACAATTGGTACAGTAACCGGTGTAGATGGTAATTATTCGCTAGACGGAGTCCCAGATGAAGGAACGCTTAAATTCTCCTATATTGGGATGATTACTCAGGAAATTGCAGTCACTAACCAGAGTAATATCAATGTTACTCTTATTCCGGATGCGATCGGACTGGAAGAAGTTGTTGCAATCGGATATGGAACCCAACAACGGGGAAGTATTACGGGTGCAATTTCTTCTGTTACTTCCGATGACATTCAGGAATTACCAGCAGTTGATGTTGGAAATGCCTTACAAGGCCGCGCTTCGGGTGTTGTATCAATGGCTTCAGGAAATCAGCCTGGAGATGGTGTTACCATTCGTGTACGTGGAAGAAGGTCCTTAACCGCTGATAATAATCCTTTATTTGTTGTTGATGGTATCCCTTATGAAGGAAACATTAATGATATTAACCCGAAGGATATAAAATCGATGGAGGTGTTAAAAGATGCATCTGCAACGGCCATTTATGGTTCAAGAGGTGCAAATGGTGTAATACTTGTTACAACAACACGAGGTGGAGATATGCCTACAACAGTTTCATACAATGGATACTATGGTGTAACATCGCCAACCGGAACACCTGATATGATGACTGGTGCTGAATATATGCAACTTAAAATAGATGGTGGTCGTGCGATTACTGATGCTGAACAAGCTGCATTTGATAATGGAGTTTCTACCGACTGGGTTGATCTTGTAATATCAAACGGATATCAGCAAAGCCATCAATTGGCCGTTCGTGGTGGAAATGCAAAAACTGCTTTTGCAGTTTCTGCCAACTATTTTAAAGAACAAGGTATTATTGAAACACAAGATTTTGACAGAAAAACTTTCCGGATAAATCTTGACCACAAAATTAACGACTTCATTAAAGTAGGCACATCAACGCAGTTATCAGAACAGGTTCAAAATATTGGTACCAACGGGTATTACGATGCCCTTGTTGCATCTCCTTTGGCCGAGCCATACGATACTGATGGCAATATAGTTTATCAACCTGCTTCGGACCCATTACGGTGGAATCCATTGGCCGACTTTGTAGATGGTGCTGTTGTAAACGAATTGAACCGTTTAAGGGTATTCAGTAATATTTTTGCAATTATTGATTTTACCAGTGAGCTGAATTATAGAATGAACTATGGTATTGATTACCAGAAAAGCCGTCAGGGACGATTTTATGGAGCTTTGTCTTCTTCTCGTCAGTATGGAGCTCCAAGAGCACGTAAGGAACACCGTTCGAACCAGGTAATGACATTTGAAAACATTTTGACATTTGACAAAGAGATCAATGAAAATCATAGCATTACCGCAACAGGACTTTTCAGTGTGCAGGAATCTGAATACGAATATTCAAATATCGAAGTAGAAGGACTTCCATACGAACATCAATTATTCCATAATCTTGGTACTGCCGAAACTGTTCTTGGTTATGGTTCAGACTTACGAGAATGGGGAATTATGTCATTCATGGGACGTATAAACTACAGCATAAAAGATAAGTATCTGTTCACTGTTACAGGCCGTTATGATGGCTCATCTCGTTTGGCAGAAAACAAAAAATGGGGATTTTTTCCTTCAGCTGCCACGTTGTGGAAAATTAGCAACGAAGACTTTATGCAAAACCAAAATTTATTCTCTGATCTTAGAATACGGGCAAGTTACGGTGTTACAGGTAATACAGGTATTGACCCATACCAAACTCGTGGAGGTCTTACTCGAACAACGTATTCTTTTGCAGGAGCATCCGGCTATGGTTACCGACCCGGAGAAATTGCGAATCCTGATTTACAATGGGAATCATCAGCGACAGCTAATATTGGTATTGACTTCGGAATTGGCCAGGCCATTGCCGGAAGTATTGAAGTATACCAAACCAGAACAACAGACCTGTTGTTAGAGCGAAAACTTCCAATAACATCTGGTTTCGACAATGTACTAACCAATGTAGGAGAAACTCAAAACCGGGGTTGGGAATTCTCATTGAATGCTCGTATTGTGGACAGAAATGACTTTACCTGGTCAACCGATTTAAATCTATTTGGGAACAAAGAGAAAATTATTGATCTGTATGGAGATAAGAAAGATGATGTGGGTAACGAATGGTTTATTGACGAGCCACTAACCGTATGGTATGATTACAAAAAAATTGGCATTTGGCAACTGGGCGAAGAAGACGCAGCCTCAGAATACCAGGTTACACCAGGTGTAATAAAAGTGGAAGATGTAAACAATGATAAAATGATCAACCAGGAAGACCGTCAAATTCTTGGAACCAATATTCCTAAAGTTACTTTAGGCTTGGGATCAAGAATGGAATATAAGCAATTTGAATTCTCATTCTTACTCTTTGGTGTGTTCGGACAAACTGTTTATAACGAGTTCGAAGACAACCTGGTTACACTACAGGGAAGGTATAACAATCCAGCAGTTGATTACTGGACTCCGGATAACCCAACAAATGATCAACCAATGGCAGATGGCTCAAGAGAAAGGCCGTTGTATAGTTCAACCCGTGCCTACCAATCAGGCGATTTTCTAAAAGTTAAGAACATTCAAATAGGCTACAACTTTCCTAAAAATACCTTATCAAAAATTGGGGTAAAAGCATTAAAAATTTATGTGAATGCCGATACGCCATTTACTTTCTCTAAGGTTACAAAAGATGGCCTGGATCCTGAAAGTTATGACGGAGTAATAAGAGCTGTAACACCTTCAACAAAGATGTTCTCATTAGGAGTAAATGTTGATTTTTAG